In Gammaproteobacteria bacterium, the genomic stretch CAGTTGCACTCTAAAACACCAGGGCATCCGGAATATGGGTACACGCCTGGCGTAGAAACGACCACAGGGCCGCTCGGTCAAGGATTGGCGAATGCAGTGGGATTTGCCATTGCCGAGAAAGTGCTGGCAGCTCAGTTCAACAAGCCTGGCCATCACATCATTGATCACTACACCTATGTGTTTGCCGGTGACGGTTGTTTGATGGAAGGGATCTCGCATGAGGCCTGTTCATTGGCTGGTACGCTCGGGCTTGGGAAACTGATTGTATTTTACGACGACAACGGTATCTCCATTGATGGTGACGTCGAAGGATGGTTTACCGAGGATGTGCGGCGTCGTTTCACCAGTTATGGCTGGCAGGTCATTGGGCCGATTGACGGGCATGATCCCGAGGCCATCCATGCGGCCATAGTGCAGGCGCGTGAAGAAACAGACCGGCCAACCTTGATTCAGTGCAAAACAGTGATCGGATTTGGCGCGCCAAACAAAGAAGGGACGGAGCGTTGCCATGGTGCGCCATTGGGGGCTGAAGAAATTGCCGCGGCGCGCAATCGCCTCGACTGGCCCTATCCGCCTTTTGAAATTCCCGAGGAAATCTACGCCGCTTGGGATGCCCGAGAGAAAGGCCGGCAATTGGAAGAGGATTGGCAGGCGCAGTATCTGGCTTATCACGAAGCCTATCCGGAAGCGGCGGAAGCGCTCAACCGACGGTTGGCTGGTGAGCTGCCAAAAGAATTTGTCAATAAACTCAATCAATGGATTCGTTCGCTTTCGGAATCCACAGAGGCAATGGCGACGCGCAAAGCATCGCAAAAGGTGCTGTCGTATCTTGTGCCTGAGTTGCCTAGTTTAATAGGCGGATCAGCGGATTTGACTGGTTCCAACCTCACTATGACGCCCGACAGTCGGCCCATCACTAAGGAAGATGCGACAGGCAACTACATTTTCTATGGGGTGCGAGAATTTGCCATGTCCGCCATCATGAATGGTTTGGCGTTGCATGGCGGATTCATTCCTTATGGCGGCACCTTCCTCATGTTTATGGAATATGCGCGCAATGCGGTACGCATGGCCGCGCTTATGAAGCAGCGAACCATCTTTGTGTATACCCACGACTCCATCGGTTTGGGCGAAGACGGACCGACGCATCAGCCGGTGGAGCAATTGACCAGTTTGCGCACCACGCCAAACCTAGAAACATGGCGTCCGGCTGATTTGGTGGAAACCGCCGTGGCTTGGGCAGAAGCGATCAAACGTCGCCAGGGACCCACCGCGCTGGTGCTGTCTCGACAAAGCCTGCCAGCACTTGAGCGTTCGCCTGAACAAGTGGCACAAGTTGAACGGGGTGGTTACATCTTGCGCGATAGTGCCGACACGCCGCAGCTCATCATCCTAGCCACAGGATCGGAAGTGCAATTGGCCTTGTCGGCAGCTGACACCTTGGCGCAAGAAGGGGTCAGCGTACGCGTGGTGGCGATGCCGTGTTGTGAGCGTTTTGATGCACAGCCGCAAGATTATCGTGAGCAGGTGTTACCGCCAAAGGTTCGAGCACGTGTGGCCATTGAGGCGGCGCATCCTGATTATTGGCGTCGTTATGTTGGACTGGATGGCGCCGTGGTTGGCGTCGCTCGCTTTGGCGAGTCGGCGCCAGCGGCTGACTTGTTCGAAGCTTTTGGCCTGACCGCGAGTCATTTGGTGTCGGTGTGTCGGGACGTACTTACGGAATCAAACCCGTCATAACTATCTGGAGAGTATGAGATGACAGTAAAAGTTGCAATTAATGGCTATGGTCGGATTGGCCGAATGGTATTGCGTGCCATCTATGAGCTGGGGCGACAGGATGAAATCAAGGTCGTGGCGATCAACTCATCTCACCCCATTGCCACCAATGTTCACTTGACCAAATATGACACCACGCACGGTCGTTTCAATGCCGAAGTGACCGGAGATGATACGCACATGTATGTGAATGGTGACGCCATTGCCATGCTCGCCGATCGAAATCCGGAGAACTTGCGTTGGGCCGATCACGACGTTGATATCGTTTTGGAGTGCACTGGTAAGTTCAAGGACAGAGAAGGGGCTAGCAAGCACTTTGTTGGTGGGGCTAAGAAAGTACTGATTTCGGCACCGGGCGGCAGTGATATTGATGCCACCGTTGTCTATGGTGTCAACCATGACATCCTGCGGCCGGAGCACCGGATTGTTTCTAACGCTTCGTGCACCACCAACTGCTTGGCTCCCGTGGCGAAAGTGCTGCATCAGCATATTGGCATTGAACAAGGCTTGATGACCACCATTCATGCCTATACCAACGACCAGCGGATCATTGATAATCAGCACAAAGATCTGCGTCGTGCGCGCGCCGCGGCACAATCAATCATTCCGACCAAAACCGGGGCGGCCAAGGCGGTTGGCTTAGTGTTGCCAGAATTGGCAGGACGTCTCGATGGCTTTGCCATGCGGGTGCCGACAATCAATGTTTCGGTGGTGGATCTGACGTTCACAGCCGCACGCGAGACGTCGGTTGAGGAAATCAATGCCATCATGAAAGAAGCGGCCGATGACCATGTGTTGGCCTACAACGATGAGCCACTGGTCTCGACTGACTTCAATCATCACAGCGCGTCGTCCGTGTTTGATGCCACCCAAACCCGTGTCATCGGCAAGCAGGTAAAAGTATTGGCTTGGTATGACAATGAATGGGGATTCAGCTGCCGT encodes the following:
- the gap gene encoding type I glyceraldehyde-3-phosphate dehydrogenase gives rise to the protein MTVKVAINGYGRIGRMVLRAIYELGRQDEIKVVAINSSHPIATNVHLTKYDTTHGRFNAEVTGDDTHMYVNGDAIAMLADRNPENLRWADHDVDIVLECTGKFKDREGASKHFVGGAKKVLISAPGGSDIDATVVYGVNHDILRPEHRIVSNASCTTNCLAPVAKVLHQHIGIEQGLMTTIHAYTNDQRIIDNQHKDLRRARAAAQSIIPTKTGAAKAVGLVLPELAGRLDGFAMRVPTINVSVVDLTFTAARETSVEEINAIMKEAADDHVLAYNDEPLVSTDFNHHSASSVFDATQTRVIGKQVKVLAWYDNEWGFSCRMLDTALAMAKAG
- the tkt gene encoding transketolase, whose amino-acid sequence is MLSRFQLANAIRALSMDAVENAKSGHPGAPMGMADIAEVLWRDFLRHNPNNPNWVNRDRFVLSNGHGSMLLYALLHLTGYALTIDDLKNFRQLHSKTPGHPEYGYTPGVETTTGPLGQGLANAVGFAIAEKVLAAQFNKPGHHIIDHYTYVFAGDGCLMEGISHEACSLAGTLGLGKLIVFYDDNGISIDGDVEGWFTEDVRRRFTSYGWQVIGPIDGHDPEAIHAAIVQAREETDRPTLIQCKTVIGFGAPNKEGTERCHGAPLGAEEIAAARNRLDWPYPPFEIPEEIYAAWDAREKGRQLEEDWQAQYLAYHEAYPEAAEALNRRLAGELPKEFVNKLNQWIRSLSESTEAMATRKASQKVLSYLVPELPSLIGGSADLTGSNLTMTPDSRPITKEDATGNYIFYGVREFAMSAIMNGLALHGGFIPYGGTFLMFMEYARNAVRMAALMKQRTIFVYTHDSIGLGEDGPTHQPVEQLTSLRTTPNLETWRPADLVETAVAWAEAIKRRQGPTALVLSRQSLPALERSPEQVAQVERGGYILRDSADTPQLIILATGSEVQLALSAADTLAQEGVSVRVVAMPCCERFDAQPQDYREQVLPPKVRARVAIEAAHPDYWRRYVGLDGAVVGVARFGESAPAADLFEAFGLTASHLVSVCRDVLTESNPS